The following coding sequences are from one Octopus bimaculoides isolate UCB-OBI-ISO-001 chromosome 3, ASM119413v2, whole genome shotgun sequence window:
- the LOC106867618 gene encoding piggyBac transposable element-derived protein 2, which yields MIIKYYGHNSLKKFVKGKPIRFDHKFWALCGVSVYCYNFELYCGKNEDESQYDDLTLGSRVVLQMLEVVEDLLSHCVYFHSLFTSYDLLVHLLGKGFEETGTMRENRLKICPLKDSQLMKKENRGCYDNTVDVTNEILIVKCLDNKCVSNSTHFDAIEPTSNVLR from the coding sequence ATGATAATCAAATACTACGGACACAATTCATTGAAAAAATTTGTTAAAGGGAAACCCATTAGATTTGACCACAAGTTTTGGGCCTTGTGTGGCGTGTCTGTATATTGTTATAACTTTGAACTATATTGCGGTAAAAATGAAGATGAAAGTCAATATGATGATCTCACTCTTGGAAGCAGAGTTGTTCTTCAAATGCTTGAAGTAGTAGAAGATCTTCTCTCACACTGTGtatattttcatagtttattcACAAGTTATGATTTGCTGGTTCACTTGTTAGGGAAAGGATTCGAAGAAACAGGCACAATGAGAGAAAATCGACTAAAGATATGTCCATTGAAAGATTCACAATTgatgaaaaaggaaaacagaggATGTTATGATAACACAGTTGATGTGACCAATGAAATACTTATTGTCAAGTGTCTTGACAATAAATGTGTGTCAAATAGTACACACTTTGATGCAATTGAACCAACTAGTAATGTACTTCGCTAG